In Harpia harpyja isolate bHarHar1 chromosome 8, bHarHar1 primary haplotype, whole genome shotgun sequence, a genomic segment contains:
- the NRIP1 gene encoding nuclear receptor-interacting protein 1, with amino-acid sequence MTHGEELGSEMHQDSVVLTYLEGLLMHQAAGGSGTAVDKKSTGHSGEDQNFKISGSIFPSCQSNGPVLNTNTYQGSGMLHLKKARLLQSSEDWNAAKRRRLSDSIVDLDGKKEALLAGMVENVPKGKQDSTLLASLLQSFSSRLQSVALSQQIRQSLKEQGYSLSHDSLQVEKDLRCYGVASSHLKTLLKKSKAKDQKLDNSLPDITKNLPKERFIEPPHAVQSGPKVINEPLSCAARLQAVASMVEKRSSPAASPKPSVACSQLALLLSSEAHLQQYSREHALKAQNANQIASERLAAMARLQESAQKDIGQFSLAKGTTSHLNGQTGSSTKTVSGKSNMAPFQSSVGVMHSPPKTVGYKSTLERSNLKTSPSNSLLLHLLKSQNTTKHVKGHEQSERASIFEDSSTPTTIDEYSDNNPSFTEDDSSDDESSHSNCLPIDLSFKQRTDKPDAGPPASLDNLTQSLLHNWDPKVSCPENKEDKDTPKASKLNPHQKVTLLQLLLGHKSEEKVDKSNDPQGPHSAADVAKFTVQTGKRTPVTGSPSANRMTPLSTPPLLASTKADSPINLSHQSLAIKRSSPPYACSIQTDRLMNPASKHLIDLSKCKEIQGAKLSRNDSPQNSSAFSASKLLQNLAQCGMQTSMSSEEQRASKQLLAGNTDKPVGLIDRLNSPLLTNKLSTHEENNKIFSCQPAPAEQGLPGSEIENLLERRTVLQLLLGTPSKGKSEKKERMLLRDESSQEQTDKTLNEQILTVKIKTEPSEESNVPYNSNAQVRECKGNKFQGFVHSLQRNTAASPASEELKSEPLSPQDFSFSKNGLLSRLLRQNQDSYPADELDRSHRNNELTHLESKSLCTVPKKRKLHAEPLESPLKKMKSNVSDAANNHASPTEALYGPLLNQQELKFSRSDAEFKYAVSHGSNNESENRSWSRDSKGFNVLKQLLLSENCERDLSQHRNNILTEGKKKGNKTSATINKPEFSISSVNALMGSPVQQNSCIDHRTFQYPVAVKSPASSPFPEHLGSTVSRLESDQFSMCPMPSEKGPIRWVITGMDKNDYEKDSPRLTKTNPILYYMLQKGGNSVSSQEAHDKEIWNEPSFTDSSTHVTIKEELTSDAELKTPFSNLRSPYNSHMGSKTSHQHGVNGEVHGLLEKVLTIKKEPE; translated from the coding sequence ATGACTCATGGAGAAGAGCTTGGCTCTGAGATGCACCAGGATTCTGTTGTTCTAACTTACCTAGAGGGATTACTAATGCATCAAGCAGCAGGAGGCTCAGGTACTGCAGTTGACAAAAAGTCTACTGGGCATAGTGGAGAGGATCAAAACTTTAAGATTTCTGGAAGTATCTTTCCCAGCTGTCAAAGTAATGGTCCAGTTCTTAACACAAATACATATCAGGGGTCTGGCATGCTGCACCTCAAAAAAGCAAGACTGTTGCAGTCTTCTGAAGACTGGAATGCAGCAAAGAGAAGGCGGTTGTCTGATTCCATTGTGGATTTAGATGGAAAAAAGGAAGCTTTGTTAGCTGGCATGGTTGAAAATGTGCCTAAAGGCAAACAGGATAGCACATTACTTGCCTCTTTGCTTCAGTCATTCAGCTCTAGGCTGCAGAGTGTTGCTCTGTCACAGCAGATTAGGCAGAGCCTTAAGGAGCAAGGGTATTCCCTTAGCCATGATTCTTTACAAGTGGAGAAGGATTTAAGGTGCTATGGTGTTGCATCCAGTCACCTGAAGACTCTACTGaagaagagcaaagcaaaagATCAGAAGCTGGACAACAGCCTGCCTGATATAACAAAGAACCTGCCCAAAGAGAGGTTTATAGAACCACCTCATGCGGTGCAGAGCGGACCTAAAGTGATAAATGAGCCACTGTCCTGTGCAGCAAGATTACAAGCTGTTGCAAGCATGGTAGAGAAACGATCTAGTCCTGCTGCTTCACCGAAGCCCAGCGTAGCATGCAGCCAACTAGCTTTACTCCTTTCAAGTGAAGCTCACTTGCAGCAGTACTCCAGGGAACATGCTTTAAAAGCACAAAATGCAAATCAAATAGCAAGTGAGAGACTTGCAGCTATGGCCAGATTACAAGAAAGTGCTCAGAAAGATATTGGCCAATTCAGTTTAGCAAAAGGAACGACAAGCCATCTCAATGGTCAAACAGGATCATCAACCAAAACAGTATCTGGCAAAAGCAATATGGCACCATTTCAGAGTTCAGTGGGAGTCATGCATTCACCTCCCAAAACTGTGGGATACAAAAGTACTTTGGAAAGGAGTAACCTGAAAACCTCTCCCAGCAACAGTTTGCTCTTGCATCTACTGAAAAGCCAGAATACCACCAAACATGTAAAAGGGCATGAACAGAGTGAGAGAGCCAGCATTTTTGAAGACAGCAGCACACCAACAACTATTGATGAGTATTCAGACAACAATCCTAGTTTTACAGAAGATGACAGCAGTGATGATGAAAGCTCCCATTCTAACTGTCTTCCTATAGACCTATCCTTTAAACAGAGGACAGATAAACCAGATGCAGGTCCACCTGCATCACTGGATAACCTGACTCAGTCCTTGCTTCATAACTGGGATCCAAAAGTTTCCTGTCCAGAGAACAAGGAAGACAAAGACACTCCAAAAGCTTCTAAGCTGAATCCCCATCAGAAAGTAACACTACTTCAGCTGTTACTTGGGCATAAGAGTGAAGAAAAGGTAGACAAGAGTAATGACCCTCAGGGACCACACAGTGCAGCTGATGTGGCAAAATTCACTGTACAGACTGGTAAAAGGACTCCTGTTACTGGCAGTCCCAGTGCAAATCGAATGACTCCGTTAAGCACTCCACCTTTGCTGGCTTCTACAAAAGCAGACTCTCCTATAAATCTCTCACACCAATCGTTAGCCATCAAGCGTAGCTCACCACCATATGCTTGCAGCATCCAGACAGACAGACTCATGAATCCTGCATCTAAACATTTGATAGACCTTTctaaatgcaaagaaattcaAGGAGCCAAGCTGAGCAGGAATGATAGTCCGCAGAACTCCTCAGCATTCAGTGCCAGCAAGCTGCTGCAGAACCTCGCTCAGTGCGGCATGCAGACTTCCATGTCAAGTGAAGAACAAAGAGCTAGCAAACAGCTGCTAGCAGGGAACACAGATAAACCTGTTGGCTTGATTGATAGATTGAACAGCCCTCTGCTTACGAATAAATTGAGTACGcatgaagaaaacaacaaaatattcagCTGTCAGCCTGCACCCGCTGAACAAGGACTTCCAGGTTCGGAAATAGAAAATCTTCTTGAAAGGCGCACTGTCCTTCAGCTGCTTCTGGGAACTCCCAGTAAAGgtaaaagtgaaaagaaagagaggatgCTTTTAAGAGATGAAAGTTCTCAAGAACAGACAGATAAGACTTTGAATGAGCAAATAttgacagtgaaaataaaaactgaaccATCTGAAGAATCAAATGTTCCTTATAATTCAAATGCACAAGTAAGAGAGTGCAAGGGTAACAAATTTCAAGGATTTGTTCATTCACTGCAGAGAAacacagctgcttctccagcatcCGAGGAGTTGAAATCTGAGCCTCTTTCACCTcaagatttctctttttccaaaaatGGCCTGCTAAGTAGGTTGCTGAGACAGAATCAAGACAGTTACCCTGCAGATGAGCTGGACAGAAGTCACCGAAACAATGAGCTGACACACCTTGAATCAAAGAGTCTTTGCACAGTACCGAAGAAGAGGAAGCTTCATGCTGAGCCGTTGGAAAGTCcattaaaaaagatgaaaagtaaTGTGTCTGATGCTGCAAACAATCATGCTTCTCCTACTGAGGCACTGTACGGGCCTTTGCTTAACCAGCAAGAACTGAAATTCAGCAGAAGTGATGCTGAATTTAAATATGCTGTAAGTCATGGTTCAAATAATGAAAGTGAAAATAGGAGTTGGTCTAGAGATAGTAAAGGCTTTAATGTGTTGAAACAGCTGCTTCTCTCAGAAAACTGTGAGAGAGATCTGTCACAACATAGGAATAACATACTAACGGAGggcaagaaaaaaggaaacaaaaccagtgcAACAATTAATAAACCTGAATTCAGCATTTCTTCAGTAAATGCGTTAATGGGAAGCCCTGTGCAACAGAACAGTTGTATAGATCATAGAACATTTCAGTATCCTGTAGCGGTAAAAAGTCCTGCCAGTTCCCCCTTCCCTGAACATTTGGGGAGTACAGTATCTAGACTTGAGTCTGACCAGTTTAGCATGTGTCCCATGCCCAGTGAAAAAGGGCCCATCAGATGGGTAATCACAGGTATGGACAAGAATGATTATGAAAAAGACTCTCCGAGACTGACCAAAACCAATCCCATATTGTACTACATGTTACAGAAAGGTGGCAACTCTGTTAGTAGCCAAGAAGCACATGACAAAGAAATTTGGAATGAACCTTCATTTACTGATAGTTCAACTCATGTTACAATCAAAGAGGAGTTGACATCCGATGCAGAGCTTAAAACTCCTTTTAGTAACTTAAGAAGCCCTTACAACAGCCATATGGGGAGTAAGACCTCTCATCAACATGGTGTGAATGGAGAAGTGCATGGACTTCTGGAAAAAGTGCTAACAATCAAAAAAGAGCCAGAATAA